From a region of the Apibacter sp. B3706 genome:
- the sufB gene encoding Fe-S cluster assembly protein SufB: MSRAKYTEEELRLDLEQKDYEYGWTTDLEYEDFPTGLNEDIVREISKRKNEPEWMLEWRLDSFKLWKEMKAPHWANVTFKEPDFNSIRYYAAPKKKKELTSLEEVDPELLNTFDKLGIPLEEQKRLTGVAVDAVIDSVSVKTTFTETLAEKGIIFCSISEAIQNHPDLVRKYLGKVVPKSDNFYSALNSAVFSDGSFCYIPKGVKCPMELSTYFRINQSGTGQFERTLLIADEGSYVSYLEGCTAPQRDENQLHAAVVELIALDGAEIKYSTVQNWYPGDKEGKGGIYNFVTKRALCEKNAKISWTQVETGSAVTWKYPSCILKGDNSIGEFYSIAVTNNFQQADTGTKMIHIGKNTRSTIISKGISAGKSQNSYRGLVKVLPQADNARNFSQCDSLLMGNDCGAHTFPYIEIKNKSAQMEHEATTSKIGEDQIFYCNQRGIDTETAIALIVNGFSREVLDKLPMEFAVEAKKLLEISLEGSVG, from the coding sequence ATGAGCAGAGCAAAATATACAGAAGAAGAATTACGGTTAGACCTTGAACAAAAAGATTATGAATATGGTTGGACCACGGATTTGGAATATGAAGATTTCCCTACCGGATTAAATGAAGATATAGTTCGTGAAATTTCCAAAAGAAAGAATGAACCGGAATGGATGTTGGAATGGAGATTAGACTCTTTTAAATTATGGAAAGAAATGAAAGCTCCTCATTGGGCTAATGTTACTTTTAAAGAGCCTGATTTCAATAGTATAAGATATTATGCGGCACCTAAAAAGAAAAAAGAATTAACGAGTTTAGAAGAAGTAGACCCGGAATTATTGAATACTTTTGACAAACTAGGCATTCCGTTAGAAGAACAAAAAAGATTAACAGGAGTAGCAGTAGATGCGGTAATAGATAGTGTTTCAGTTAAAACAACCTTCACAGAAACATTGGCTGAAAAAGGAATTATTTTTTGTTCTATTAGCGAAGCCATTCAAAATCATCCGGATTTAGTTAGAAAATATTTAGGAAAAGTAGTGCCTAAAAGCGATAATTTTTATTCTGCTTTAAATTCGGCAGTTTTTTCAGATGGTTCGTTTTGCTATATACCAAAAGGAGTGAAATGTCCGATGGAACTTTCAACCTATTTTAGAATTAATCAATCCGGAACCGGTCAATTTGAAAGAACACTTCTAATAGCCGATGAAGGAAGCTATGTTTCCTATTTGGAAGGATGTACAGCACCTCAAAGAGACGAAAATCAATTACATGCAGCCGTGGTTGAATTAATCGCTTTAGACGGAGCAGAAATAAAATATTCGACTGTACAAAATTGGTATCCGGGAGATAAGGAAGGTAAAGGAGGTATTTATAACTTCGTAACCAAAAGAGCTCTTTGCGAAAAAAATGCTAAAATTTCTTGGACACAAGTTGAAACGGGTTCTGCTGTAACATGGAAATATCCATCCTGTATTTTAAAAGGAGATAATTCAATTGGAGAATTTTATTCAATAGCAGTAACTAATAATTTTCAACAGGCAGATACAGGAACAAAAATGATCCATATTGGAAAAAATACACGATCAACAATTATATCAAAAGGAATTTCTGCAGGTAAATCACAAAACAGCTATCGAGGATTAGTTAAAGTTTTACCTCAAGCAGATAATGCAAGAAATTTCTCTCAATGTGATTCTTTGCTGATGGGTAATGATTGTGGAGCTCATACCTTTCCCTATATTGAAATAAAAAATAAATCTGCCCAAATGGAACATGAAGCCACAACCTCCAAAATAGGTGAAGATCAGATTTTTTATTGCAACCAGCGAGGTATTGATACTGAAACTGCAATAGCTTTAATTGTTAATGGATTTAGTAGAGAAGTACTTGATAAGCTTCCTATGGAATTTGCAGTAGAAGCAAAAAAA